A genomic window from Sphingomonas hankookensis includes:
- a CDS encoding IS1380-like element ISKpn23 family transposase has product MDHPEGAGSKRADRVEFDRRVHVEFRGAQLSSDGGLLVMRELDDALGLSDLAAKALRDTRRGKNTVHRLDGLFRQSVFGRLAGYEDVNDADRLALDPVMRQVVGGRAVDAQAASASQMGRFETETLAQPENRAALADLNGQWIDRFHDRNGLKYIVLDMDSSVSPTHGDQEGAAWNGHFDCTCYHPNFLFNQFGMLERCALRHGNVHSADGWRDVLDPVIARYAERDLCGRFFRADAAYAIPAIYERLEEARFFYAIRLPANNVLREKIAHRLTRPVGRPSLTKVKRFYEDFEYQAASWDKERRVIAKIEWHPGELFPRVGFIVTNLPMEPDWVVRFYNQRGTAEQHIKEGKYAFHWTRLSCRKFRDNEVRLQLHALAYNLAIFLRCIELPETMADWSLTSLQLKLIKIGARVVRHARAITFQLAEVAVTGPMVRAILAAIRRLRAPPLCA; this is encoded by the coding sequence ATGGATCACCCAGAGGGTGCGGGTTCGAAGCGGGCAGATCGGGTCGAGTTCGACCGCCGGGTGCATGTGGAGTTCCGAGGTGCGCAGCTCAGTTCCGACGGCGGCCTGCTGGTGATGCGCGAGCTGGATGACGCGCTCGGGCTGTCCGATCTGGCGGCAAAAGCATTGCGCGACACCCGGCGCGGCAAGAACACGGTCCACCGGCTTGACGGGTTGTTCCGGCAATCGGTGTTCGGGCGACTGGCCGGATACGAGGATGTGAACGACGCCGACCGCCTGGCCCTCGATCCGGTGATGCGCCAGGTCGTGGGTGGAAGGGCTGTCGATGCGCAAGCGGCCTCGGCCTCGCAGATGGGACGGTTCGAGACCGAGACACTGGCACAGCCCGAGAACCGTGCCGCGCTGGCCGACCTGAATGGCCAATGGATCGACCGGTTCCATGACCGTAACGGGCTGAAGTACATCGTTCTGGACATGGACAGTTCGGTCAGCCCCACCCATGGCGATCAGGAGGGCGCGGCCTGGAACGGGCATTTCGACTGCACCTGCTATCACCCGAACTTTTTGTTCAACCAGTTCGGCATGCTGGAGCGCTGCGCCTTGCGCCATGGCAACGTCCACAGCGCCGATGGCTGGCGGGACGTTCTCGACCCCGTCATCGCCCGCTACGCGGAGCGCGACCTTTGCGGCCGGTTCTTCCGGGCTGACGCCGCCTACGCGATCCCCGCGATCTATGAGCGGCTGGAAGAAGCCCGATTCTTCTACGCCATCCGGCTGCCTGCGAACAACGTCCTGCGCGAGAAGATCGCGCATCGGCTGACGCGCCCTGTCGGGCGACCTTCGCTGACCAAGGTCAAGCGCTTCTACGAAGACTTCGAGTATCAGGCGGCATCCTGGGACAAGGAACGCCGGGTGATCGCCAAGATCGAATGGCATCCGGGCGAACTGTTCCCGCGTGTCGGCTTCATCGTCACCAACCTGCCGATGGAGCCCGACTGGGTGGTGCGGTTCTATAACCAGCGCGGCACCGCCGAGCAGCACATCAAGGAAGGTAAATATGCCTTCCACTGGACGCGGCTGTCATGCCGGAAGTTCCGCGACAATGAGGTGCGACTGCAACTGCATGCGCTGGCCTACAACCTGGCCATCTTCTTGCGCTGCATCGAGTTGCCCGAGACGATGGCCGACTGGTCGTTGACCAGCCTGCAACTGAAGCTGATCAAGATCGGGGCACGTGTCGTCCGCCATGCCCGCGCCATCACCTTCCAGCTGGCCGAGGTGGCCGTCACCGGTCCGATGGTCCGCGCCATCCTCGCCGCCATCCGCCGATTGCGAGCGCCTCCGCTATGCGCATGA
- a CDS encoding serine hydrolase domain-containing protein, whose amino-acid sequence MKSGFKEAADRVLQTAAESGDHVPGVVAMVTDRNGNIYEGAAGKRQEDGETAIATDDHFALFSTTKAITGTAVLQLVEQGRLDLDAPASNYAPEIGKLQVLEGFQADGTPKLRAPKRPVTTRMLMTHTAGFGYHFFNAAYLRLVEQGHPSIVSSSKLSLMTPLLFDPGEAWEYGSNIDWCGQIVEHITGRRLGEVFRDDIFAPLGISTMTFEIDGRVERTLAPIHARNDDGSLTPLDLKLPADPEVHMGGHGLYGTVPDYMRFIRMWLNDGMGEHGRVLKADTVRMAERNQMGDMRIGMLKGVDPTLSNDAEFFPGLPKSWSFTFMVNNATAPTGRPAGSLGWAGLANLFYWIDRKNGYGGFWATQILPFGDPVSFSQYMAFETAFYDYLD is encoded by the coding sequence ATGAAAAGCGGTTTCAAGGAGGCTGCGGACAGGGTTCTGCAAACGGCCGCGGAATCGGGCGACCATGTGCCCGGCGTGGTGGCGATGGTCACCGACCGGAACGGCAACATCTATGAAGGGGCCGCTGGCAAACGGCAGGAGGACGGCGAAACGGCGATAGCGACGGACGACCATTTCGCCCTGTTTTCAACCACCAAGGCGATCACCGGAACAGCGGTGCTGCAATTGGTGGAACAGGGCAGGCTGGACCTAGACGCGCCTGCCAGCAACTATGCGCCCGAAATCGGCAAGCTTCAGGTTCTGGAGGGCTTCCAGGCCGACGGCACGCCGAAATTGCGCGCGCCCAAGCGCCCCGTCACCACCCGGATGCTGATGACCCATACAGCCGGATTTGGCTATCACTTCTTCAACGCCGCCTATCTGCGACTGGTTGAACAAGGTCACCCCAGCATCGTTTCCAGTTCCAAGCTCAGCCTGATGACCCCCTTGTTGTTCGACCCCGGCGAGGCATGGGAATATGGGTCCAACATCGACTGGTGCGGGCAGATCGTCGAACATATCACCGGGCGACGACTGGGCGAGGTATTCCGGGACGACATATTCGCGCCATTGGGCATATCGACCATGACCTTTGAGATTGACGGGCGGGTCGAACGGACATTGGCGCCGATCCATGCCCGCAATGACGACGGCAGCCTGACCCCGCTGGACCTGAAGCTGCCGGCGGACCCGGAAGTGCATATGGGCGGCCATGGCCTATATGGCACGGTTCCCGACTATATGCGCTTCATCCGCATGTGGCTGAACGACGGGATGGGCGAACATGGCCGCGTGCTGAAAGCCGACACGGTTCGGATGGCGGAACGCAACCAGATGGGCGACATGAGGATCGGGATGCTCAAGGGGGTAGACCCCACCCTGTCGAATGACGCCGAATTTTTTCCCGGCCTGCCGAAATCCTGGTCCTTCACCTTCATGGTCAACAACGCCACCGCGCCCACGGGCCGCCCGGCGGGGTCGCTGGGCTGGGCCGGTCTGGCCAATCTCTTCTACTGGATAGATCGCAAGAATGGCTATGGCGGCTTCTGGGCCACGCAAATCCTGCCATTTGGCGATCCGGTTTCGTTCAGCCAATATATGGCATTCGAAACCGCCTTCTACGATTATCTCGACTGA
- a CDS encoding zinc-dependent alcohol dehydrogenase family protein: MKALVYQGPGRKAWIDKDKPVIEEPTDVIVRITRTTICGTDLHILKGDVPAVAEGRTLGHEGVGIVEDVGAAVSNFRPGDHVLISCITSCGRCTNCKRQLYAHCADGGWRLGHLIDGTQAEYVRIPHGENSLYPIPAGSDEEALVMLSDIMPTGLEIGVQYGNVKPGDTVAIVGAGPVGMSVLLTAQFYAPSRIIMVDMDPARLELARQFGATDTVQVGAQDPAAAILAMTDGQGVDVAIEAVGIPATFDICQKIVSAGGSIANVGVHGRSVELRIEELWIKNINISMGLVNTNTTPMLLKTVVSGRVDPSRLITHRFALDDITKAYDVFGNAAEEKAMKVILTA; this comes from the coding sequence ATGAAAGCACTGGTCTATCAAGGTCCGGGCCGCAAGGCCTGGATCGATAAGGACAAACCCGTGATCGAAGAGCCGACGGACGTTATCGTCCGTATTACGCGCACGACGATCTGCGGCACCGACCTGCATATCCTGAAAGGCGACGTGCCGGCTGTCGCGGAAGGACGCACGCTGGGCCATGAAGGCGTGGGCATCGTCGAAGACGTAGGCGCGGCAGTCAGCAATTTCCGGCCTGGCGACCATGTGCTCATCTCATGTATCACCTCCTGTGGGCGGTGCACCAATTGCAAGCGTCAGCTCTATGCCCATTGCGCGGACGGCGGCTGGCGCCTTGGCCATCTGATCGACGGTACGCAGGCCGAATATGTGCGTATCCCCCATGGCGAAAACTCGCTCTATCCCATTCCCGCCGGCAGCGACGAAGAAGCATTGGTCATGCTGTCGGACATCATGCCCACGGGGCTGGAAATCGGCGTCCAATATGGCAATGTGAAGCCGGGCGACACCGTCGCCATCGTGGGGGCCGGCCCGGTCGGCATGTCCGTTCTGCTGACGGCCCAATTCTATGCCCCTTCGCGCATCATCATGGTGGACATGGACCCCGCACGCCTGGAACTGGCCCGCCAGTTCGGCGCGACCGACACCGTGCAGGTCGGCGCGCAAGACCCCGCCGCCGCGATCCTGGCGATGACCGACGGTCAGGGGGTGGACGTGGCGATCGAGGCGGTCGGCATCCCGGCCACGTTCGACATCTGCCAAAAGATCGTTTCCGCTGGCGGAAGCATCGCCAATGTGGGCGTTCACGGCCGGTCGGTCGAGTTGCGGATCGAAGAATTGTGGATCAAGAATATCAATATTTCCATGGGCTTGGTGAACACCAACACCACGCCCATGCTGCTCAAGACCGTTGTTTCCGGCCGGGTCGATCCGTCCAGGCTGATCACTCATCGCTTCGCACTGGACGACATCACCAAGGCCTATGACGTATTCGGCAATGCGGCGGAGGAAAAGGCGATGAAGGTGATACTCACCGCCTGA
- a CDS encoding DUF7673 family protein, producing the protein MCNVDAVDAVIAEDMLTVMAYLAQESTTYADAWGYRDAMGDLWVRYRGDPAESV; encoded by the coding sequence TTGTGCAACGTCGATGCCGTCGATGCCGTCATTGCCGAGGATATGCTTACGGTCATGGCCTATCTGGCGCAGGAGTCGACCACCTACGCCGATGCCTGGGGCTACCGCGACGCGATGGGCGACCTTTGGGTGCGCTATCGCGGCGACCCCGCAGAGAGCGTTTAA
- a CDS encoding Tn3 family transposase, with amino-acid sequence MSTKTILSPGQRAAIFDPPTDRETIDRLYTLGPDDLVQVCRRRRGANRIGYAVQLCYLRHPGRALAPGEAPPAIMLATLCEQLGGEPAAFLGYADRGPTLREHRAEIETLLVLRAFERADMRAMLTLGIEVATSTDRGEPIVAAMVERLRLTRVVVPAASSLERVALIARTQARRSAFAGLIRDCSDDQEAGLDELIDAGEHGRTGLGWIRDWSEAPSASNLKALVERLDRVRSLGIEPDRARRIHGARYAVIARVASIVTAQHLRRLERRRRLATLIAFAIEMEAALTDAALVMVEKLVGSLFRRADRMRSERLLGAARLLKDTARVHARLGRLLMETRASGRDPLRAITDGIGWEQLERSVRDAEELTRPTDDGLDEVVERYPAVRKFAPTFLAAFSFHAARSGDPLLSAIEVLRRMYQDGRSVLPKRVPTTFLRPRWRKVVFAAGGGIDRRAYEIAVVVHLRERLASGGIWVDGSRAYRTLDDYLLPQPAFAAMRAEGRLRLAVASGFRDWHVERRDLLTRRMTEVEQAAAAGELVDVAITGGELTISPLRRSVPDEAEALKARLYAMLPRVRVTDLLVEVAAWSGFADQFVHARSGEPASDQSALMGTILADATNLGLGRMAESSRGLTLARLRWTAEWHVRDETYLSALAAMVDTHTAHPLGAVWGPGDTSSSDGQFFRAGGRGEARADHNARYGSEPGVLFYTHVSDRFTPFHTKVIAANAGEAAHVIDGLLDHESELVIREHATDTAGAVDHVFGLCHLLGFRFAPRIRDLNERRLYSLSPLESWPTLQPLVAGPVNVRAIEENWDETLRLAASIRAGTVSASAMLRKLAGYPRQNPIARALREVGRVERTLFMLDWFDDPEQRRRTGSILNKGEARNALARAIFFNRLGELRDRTFENQRHRASGLTLVTAAVTLWNTVYLDRAVRHLRSTGVDVPDELLAHVAPLGWEHIGLTGDYLWSELDRPRERFRPLRLTATDRRA; translated from the coding sequence ATGTCGACCAAGACGATCCTTTCGCCCGGGCAGCGTGCCGCGATCTTCGACCCGCCGACCGATCGGGAAACGATCGATCGGCTCTACACGCTTGGGCCGGATGACCTCGTCCAAGTGTGTCGCCGTCGACGCGGTGCCAACCGGATCGGCTACGCGGTCCAGCTCTGCTATCTTCGCCATCCCGGGCGAGCGCTCGCGCCAGGTGAGGCACCGCCCGCCATTATGCTTGCGACCTTGTGCGAGCAGCTGGGTGGCGAGCCTGCCGCCTTCCTTGGCTACGCCGATCGCGGACCGACCCTGCGCGAGCACCGCGCCGAGATCGAGACGCTGCTCGTGCTACGCGCGTTCGAACGTGCCGACATGCGCGCCATGCTGACGCTCGGCATTGAGGTCGCGACATCGACCGATCGCGGCGAGCCGATCGTCGCGGCGATGGTTGAACGACTGCGGCTGACCCGCGTGGTGGTCCCCGCGGCATCGTCGCTGGAACGGGTTGCCCTGATCGCGCGCACTCAGGCACGCCGATCCGCGTTCGCAGGCCTGATCCGCGACTGCTCGGACGACCAAGAAGCAGGGCTCGATGAACTGATCGACGCTGGCGAACACGGCCGGACGGGCCTGGGCTGGATCCGGGACTGGTCGGAGGCACCCTCAGCGTCCAACCTGAAAGCGCTGGTCGAGCGCCTCGATCGAGTTCGCTCTCTCGGGATCGAACCCGACCGAGCCCGCCGCATTCACGGCGCACGTTATGCCGTGATCGCGCGCGTCGCGAGCATTGTGACAGCGCAGCACCTTCGCCGCCTGGAGCGTCGCCGGCGACTGGCCACGCTGATCGCGTTCGCAATCGAAATGGAGGCGGCGCTAACTGACGCCGCTCTGGTCATGGTCGAGAAGCTGGTCGGCTCGTTGTTTCGGCGGGCGGACCGGATGCGCTCCGAACGACTGCTTGGGGCCGCCCGGCTGCTCAAAGACACCGCTCGCGTCCACGCGCGGCTCGGTCGCCTGCTGATGGAAACGCGCGCGAGCGGCCGCGACCCGCTGCGCGCGATCACCGACGGCATCGGATGGGAGCAGCTCGAACGCAGCGTTCGCGATGCCGAGGAGCTGACCCGACCCACCGACGACGGTCTGGACGAGGTGGTCGAGCGCTACCCCGCGGTCCGCAAGTTCGCACCTACCTTCCTGGCTGCGTTCTCGTTCCACGCCGCTCGTTCCGGCGACCCGCTGCTCAGCGCGATCGAGGTGCTGCGGCGCATGTACCAGGACGGCCGCTCGGTCCTGCCCAAGCGCGTCCCGACCACCTTTCTTCGCCCGCGCTGGCGCAAGGTGGTGTTCGCGGCCGGGGGTGGCATCGACCGGCGTGCCTATGAGATTGCCGTTGTCGTTCATCTGCGCGAGCGGTTGGCGTCGGGTGGCATCTGGGTCGATGGCAGTCGCGCCTATCGCACCCTCGACGATTATCTTCTGCCTCAGCCCGCGTTCGCCGCGATGCGCGCCGAAGGACGGCTTAGACTCGCGGTGGCCTCCGGGTTCCGGGACTGGCACGTCGAACGGCGCGATCTGCTTACCCGGCGCATGACCGAGGTCGAGCAGGCCGCGGCTGCCGGTGAACTGGTTGACGTCGCCATCACGGGCGGGGAGCTGACCATCTCACCGCTGCGCCGTTCGGTTCCCGATGAGGCTGAAGCGTTGAAAGCTCGCCTCTATGCGATGCTGCCGCGCGTGCGCGTCACGGATCTTCTGGTCGAAGTCGCTGCGTGGTCGGGCTTCGCGGACCAGTTCGTTCATGCGCGCAGCGGCGAGCCGGCGTCCGACCAGTCGGCGCTGATGGGCACAATCCTCGCCGACGCGACCAACCTGGGGCTGGGCCGGATGGCCGAAAGTTCGCGCGGATTGACGCTCGCCCGGCTGCGCTGGACAGCCGAATGGCACGTCCGCGACGAGACGTACCTGTCGGCCCTCGCCGCGATGGTCGACACGCATACCGCGCACCCGCTCGGGGCGGTGTGGGGACCGGGCGATACGTCGTCGTCCGACGGGCAGTTCTTCCGGGCGGGAGGTCGCGGTGAGGCGCGGGCCGATCACAACGCCCGCTACGGCTCGGAGCCGGGGGTGCTGTTCTACACCCACGTCTCCGACCGGTTCACACCGTTCCATACCAAGGTGATCGCCGCAAACGCGGGCGAAGCCGCGCACGTCATCGATGGGCTGCTCGACCATGAAAGCGAACTCGTCATCCGCGAGCACGCGACCGACACCGCGGGAGCAGTCGACCATGTGTTTGGGCTCTGCCACCTGCTTGGATTCCGGTTCGCGCCGCGCATCCGCGATCTGAACGAGCGGCGACTATACAGCCTGTCACCGCTCGAGAGCTGGCCGACGCTTCAGCCTCTGGTAGCCGGGCCGGTCAATGTCCGCGCGATCGAGGAGAACTGGGACGAGACGCTGCGCCTCGCCGCCTCGATCCGGGCGGGCACGGTGAGCGCGTCCGCAATGCTCCGCAAGCTGGCGGGCTACCCTCGCCAGAACCCGATCGCCCGGGCGCTTCGCGAGGTCGGCCGCGTCGAGCGCACGCTGTTCATGCTCGACTGGTTCGACGATCCCGAGCAGCGGCGCCGAACCGGCAGCATCCTCAACAAGGGCGAGGCCAGGAACGCGCTTGCCCGCGCGATCTTCTTCAACCGCCTTGGCGAGCTGCGCGACCGGACGTTCGAGAACCAGCGGCACCGAGCCTCGGGGCTGACGCTGGTCACCGCGGCGGTGACGCTGTGGAACACGGTGTACCTCGACCGCGCCGTCCGGCATCTTCGGTCGACCGGCGTCGACGTGCCGGATGAACTGCTCGCCCACGTGGCTCCGCTCGGGTGGGAGCACATCGGGCTGACCGGCGACTATCTTTGGAGCGAACTCGACCGCCCGCGCGAGCGGTTCAGGCCGCTCCGGCTCACCGCAACTGACCGACGGGCTTAG
- a CDS encoding ParB/RepB/Spo0J family partition protein has product MTQTVKLAKLKRSEKNVRTTPPKNIEAMAASIRARGIMQNLLVTAARPKGMFEIIAGDRRYLGAMMLAEAGEIVAADYDVPVKIITGDEADLREVSLTENFQREQMTVAEECVAFQHFLKTDGDVDAVAKRFGQTRRFIEGRLRLADLAEPIFEALAAGKISYEMAKAYGSTADKAKQERVFEQYGHSSYVNADQIRRAIANDTMKATDPIAILVGADAYVAAGGRIERELFSEDGDRWTDPELAQTLAASLMEAEAKRLGEELGVAWVRPVATTSLYGITSDLHRVTLPAAPLTDEEQTRCDKIEERVQVIESDMEDEGIDDDTYAALDAESDRLREEYQAIHDKAPELTDEVKGQVGVFLTLGRDGKMTLDTTYYSETPIRLPGDDRPLPSSPSSRRTADLPPEAVAPGGKPLSARLHDELAVQRRDILAASILGDPGLALDYMLFCLADPSHGYGRYGTTVRAGRPQDPQMPKDQPATQAQVAIAEAREGLDTSWTEGSNPVERFEAFRALSDDAKAAWLAVVVATSLEAKPDYSSVTTNPLHARLASILEIEPAKWWRPTSANFFDRVSKGTLLALLTNVGGAPLAARYMASKKGEISTSCEKLFAGEAITEAETKDAALAWVPDAMRFDLVSVAGADEAIDDEPGDEGFDDDDYGDTDDLGADDAGIDSDEALIAAE; this is encoded by the coding sequence ATGACCCAGACCGTCAAACTCGCGAAGCTGAAGCGTTCCGAGAAGAACGTGCGCACCACCCCGCCCAAGAATATCGAGGCGATGGCCGCCAGCATCCGCGCTCGCGGCATCATGCAGAACCTGCTGGTGACCGCCGCCCGCCCGAAGGGCATGTTCGAGATAATCGCCGGCGATCGCCGCTATCTCGGTGCGATGATGCTGGCCGAAGCCGGCGAGATCGTTGCCGCCGACTATGACGTGCCGGTCAAGATCATCACCGGCGACGAGGCGGACCTGCGCGAGGTGTCGCTGACCGAGAATTTCCAGCGCGAGCAGATGACCGTCGCCGAGGAATGCGTCGCGTTCCAGCACTTCCTCAAGACCGACGGTGACGTCGACGCGGTCGCCAAACGGTTTGGCCAGACCCGCCGCTTCATCGAGGGACGGCTGCGCCTCGCCGATCTTGCCGAACCGATCTTCGAAGCCCTGGCCGCGGGCAAGATCTCCTACGAGATGGCCAAGGCCTACGGCTCGACGGCCGACAAGGCCAAGCAGGAGCGCGTGTTCGAGCAGTATGGTCACTCGTCCTACGTCAACGCCGACCAGATCCGTCGCGCGATCGCCAACGACACGATGAAGGCGACGGATCCGATCGCGATCCTGGTCGGTGCCGATGCCTATGTCGCCGCGGGCGGCCGCATCGAGCGCGAACTGTTCAGCGAGGACGGTGACCGCTGGACCGACCCGGAACTCGCGCAGACGCTCGCTGCCTCGCTGATGGAGGCCGAGGCCAAGCGGCTCGGCGAGGAACTGGGCGTCGCATGGGTGCGCCCCGTCGCCACGACCAGCCTCTACGGCATCACGTCCGACCTCCACCGCGTGACGCTGCCGGCAGCGCCGCTGACGGACGAGGAACAGACGCGCTGCGACAAGATCGAGGAGCGCGTGCAGGTCATCGAGAGCGATATGGAGGACGAGGGTATCGATGACGACACCTATGCCGCGCTCGATGCGGAATCGGATCGGCTGCGCGAGGAATATCAGGCGATCCACGACAAGGCGCCCGAGCTGACCGACGAGGTCAAGGGCCAGGTCGGCGTCTTCCTGACGCTCGGCCGCGACGGCAAGATGACGCTCGACACGACCTATTACAGCGAAACGCCGATCCGCCTGCCCGGGGACGATCGGCCGCTGCCGTCGTCGCCGTCGTCGCGTCGCACCGCCGACCTGCCGCCCGAGGCGGTCGCTCCTGGCGGCAAGCCGCTCAGCGCGCGGCTCCATGACGAACTGGCGGTCCAGCGCCGCGACATCCTCGCCGCCTCGATCCTCGGCGATCCGGGGCTCGCGCTCGACTATATGCTGTTCTGCCTCGCCGACCCCAGCCACGGCTACGGCCGCTACGGGACGACGGTTCGGGCAGGGCGTCCGCAGGACCCGCAGATGCCCAAGGATCAGCCCGCCACGCAGGCGCAGGTCGCGATCGCCGAAGCCCGCGAGGGTCTCGACACGTCGTGGACGGAAGGGTCGAACCCGGTCGAGCGGTTCGAGGCGTTCCGCGCGCTCAGCGACGACGCCAAGGCGGCCTGGCTCGCGGTCGTGGTGGCGACCTCGCTCGAGGCCAAGCCCGATTACAGCTCGGTCACCACCAACCCGCTCCATGCGCGGCTCGCCTCGATCCTCGAGATCGAACCCGCCAAATGGTGGCGCCCTACCTCGGCGAACTTCTTCGACCGCGTGTCGAAGGGTACGCTGCTGGCGCTGCTCACCAACGTCGGGGGCGCGCCGCTCGCGGCCCGCTACATGGCCTCGAAGAAGGGCGAGATCTCGACCAGCTGCGAGAAGCTGTTCGCCGGCGAAGCGATCACCGAGGCGGAGACCAAGGACGCGGCGCTGGCCTGGGTGCCCGACGCGATGCGGTTCGATCTCGTGTCGGTCGCCGGTGCCGACGAGGCAATCGACGACGAGCCCGGCGATGAGGGCTTCGACGACGACGACTACGGCGACACCGATGATCTCGGTGCCGACGATGCCGGGATCGACAGCGACGAGGCGCTGATCGCGGCCGAATAG